In a genomic window of Amycolatopsis japonica:
- a CDS encoding flavin-containing monooxygenase has product MNDHDAIIVGGGQAGLAAAHALRTRGLRPVILEAGAEPVGSWPRYYDSLTLFSPARYSSLPGLPFSGDSERYPRRDEVVDYLRRYASCLDTDIRTGHHVETVTHDDGAFAVYATGERALTAPILIAASGGFSRPYLPALSGMDTFTGTLLHSSEYRSPESFAGQRVVVVGAGNSAVQIATELATHARVTLATRAPVKFAPQRPFGKDVHFWSAAVGFDHLPIGHLLTKPLTSPVNDPGIYTTAIRQGRPDQRRMFTTIDGDTVAWPDGTREHVDTILLATGFRPGLSYLDGLGALAPDDRPLHDRGLSTTHPGLAYVGLEWQRSFASATLRGVGRDAHYVSARLTGSRTRTGKRCCQPVG; this is encoded by the coding sequence ATGAACGACCACGACGCGATCATCGTCGGCGGCGGCCAGGCCGGTCTCGCCGCCGCTCACGCCCTGCGCACCCGGGGCCTGCGCCCGGTGATCCTCGAAGCCGGGGCCGAACCGGTCGGGTCCTGGCCCCGCTACTACGACTCGCTGACCCTCTTCTCCCCCGCCCGCTACAGCAGCCTCCCCGGCCTGCCGTTTTCCGGCGATTCCGAGCGCTACCCGCGCCGCGACGAGGTCGTGGACTATCTCCGCCGCTACGCCTCGTGCCTGGACACCGACATCCGGACCGGCCACCACGTCGAGACCGTCACCCACGACGACGGCGCCTTCGCCGTGTACGCCACCGGCGAGCGCGCTCTCACCGCGCCGATCCTCATCGCCGCGTCCGGTGGATTCTCCCGGCCATACCTTCCAGCACTGTCCGGAATGGACACCTTCACCGGCACCCTCCTGCACAGCAGCGAGTACCGCAGCCCGGAATCCTTCGCCGGGCAGCGCGTGGTCGTCGTCGGCGCAGGCAACTCCGCCGTCCAGATCGCCACCGAACTCGCCACCCACGCCCGCGTCACCCTCGCCACCCGGGCACCGGTGAAGTTCGCGCCGCAGCGTCCGTTCGGGAAGGACGTGCATTTCTGGTCCGCCGCCGTCGGGTTCGACCACCTGCCGATCGGGCACCTGCTGACGAAGCCCCTCACCTCACCGGTCAACGATCCCGGCATCTACACAACCGCGATCCGCCAAGGACGACCGGACCAGCGCCGCATGTTCACCACCATCGACGGCGACACCGTGGCCTGGCCGGACGGAACACGCGAACACGTCGACACCATCCTGCTCGCCACCGGCTTCCGCCCCGGACTGTCCTACCTGGACGGACTCGGCGCACTCGCACCGGATGACCGGCCGCTGCACGACCGCGGCCTGTCCACCACCCACCCCGGGCTGGCCTACGTCGGCCTGGAATGGCAACGCAGCTTCGCCTCCGCCACCCTGCGCGGCGTCGGCCGCGACGCCCACTACGTGAGCGCCCGCCTGACCGGAAGCAGGACACGCACGGGAAAGCGCTGCTGCCAGCCCGTCGGCTGA
- a CDS encoding FAD-dependent oxidoreductase yields MNELPVVVIGAGPVGLAAAAELVERGFEPLVLERGAHAGADVAAWNHVRLFSPWSELVAPAAGRLLETTGWTRPDGEAYPTGSDWAALYLRPQAAALGDRVRFGAEVVGVARRGRDRVVDSGREDEPFTVHVRAADGTEERIAARAVIDASGTWSTPNPLGGEGLPAVGERAATDRITYRVPDLGDDTVRARYAGKHVVVAGSGHSALTALVALSGLAKDAPGTRISWVLRRGAVGNTFGGGDADQLPARGALGLRARAAVESGLITVVTGFRTEAVDRDIDGRLALVSSGGQRIEQVDEVVTLSGFRPDLTWLSEIRLELDPTLQAPVALAPLIDPNVHSCGTVYPHGAKELAHPEKDFFLAGMKSYGRAPTFLAMTGYEQVRSIAAQLAGDHEAAARVELRMAETGVCGGAGLFDEPDDAPAAGGCCATAEPEVLTLSAPSAAAR; encoded by the coding sequence ATGAACGAGCTTCCTGTCGTGGTGATCGGAGCGGGCCCGGTGGGGCTGGCGGCGGCCGCCGAGCTGGTGGAGCGGGGTTTCGAGCCGCTGGTGCTGGAGCGCGGCGCGCACGCCGGCGCCGACGTGGCGGCGTGGAACCACGTGCGGCTGTTCTCGCCGTGGTCCGAACTCGTCGCCCCGGCGGCCGGGCGGCTGCTGGAGACGACCGGCTGGACACGGCCCGACGGCGAGGCGTACCCGACCGGTTCGGACTGGGCCGCGCTGTATCTGCGTCCGCAGGCGGCGGCGCTCGGTGACCGGGTGCGCTTCGGCGCCGAAGTGGTCGGGGTGGCGCGCCGGGGACGGGACCGGGTCGTGGACAGCGGCCGCGAGGACGAGCCGTTCACCGTGCACGTCCGCGCCGCCGACGGGACGGAGGAGCGGATCGCGGCGCGGGCGGTGATCGACGCGTCCGGCACGTGGTCGACCCCGAATCCGCTCGGCGGCGAAGGACTTCCCGCCGTCGGTGAGCGTGCGGCGACCGACCGGATCACGTACCGAGTCCCGGATCTGGGCGACGACACGGTGCGGGCTCGGTACGCGGGCAAGCACGTGGTGGTCGCGGGCAGCGGACATTCGGCGCTGACCGCGCTGGTCGCCTTGTCCGGCCTCGCGAAAGACGCGCCCGGCACGCGGATCAGCTGGGTGCTGCGCCGTGGCGCGGTCGGCAACACCTTCGGCGGCGGCGACGCCGACCAGCTCCCCGCCCGCGGCGCCCTCGGCCTGCGCGCCCGAGCCGCGGTGGAGTCCGGCCTGATCACGGTGGTGACCGGGTTCCGCACCGAGGCGGTCGACCGCGACATCGACGGACGGTTGGCCCTGGTCTCCTCGGGCGGGCAGCGGATCGAGCAGGTCGATGAGGTCGTGACCTTGTCCGGTTTCCGGCCCGATCTGACCTGGCTGTCGGAGATCCGGCTGGAGCTGGATCCGACGTTGCAGGCACCGGTCGCGCTCGCGCCGCTGATCGACCCGAACGTCCACTCGTGCGGAACCGTGTATCCGCACGGTGCGAAGGAACTCGCGCATCCGGAGAAGGACTTCTTCCTTGCCGGGATGAAGAGCTACGGCCGGGCACCGACCTTTCTGGCGATGACCGGTTACGAGCAGGTGCGCAGCATCGCTGCCCAGCTCGCCGGGGACCACGAGGCGGCCGCGCGGGTCGAGCTGCGGATGGCCGAGACCGGAGTCTGCGGCGGCGCCGGCCTGTTCGACGAACCCGACGACGCACCGGCCGCCGGCGGTTGCTGCGCGACCGCGGAGCCGGAAGTCCTCACGTTGTCCGCACCGTCGGCCGCGGCACGCTGA
- a CDS encoding helix-turn-helix domain-containing GNAT family N-acetyltransferase, with amino-acid sequence MTTVVPVPLAGLLPETEAATYAGWFACLAEPMRVKLLHAVATSPRGLTVGALTEILGTSQSTCSHHVRKLADVGFVHLRKEGTATVVTINQACCSGLPHAADAVMGLLAPRPCCPDNLPEDVTVRSMAASDWNAVRRIYAEGIATGVATFETEVPSRKALDAKWLPGHRWVAEADGEVAGWTAITPVSERECYQGVAETSVYVAESHRGRGVGKALLFKQVTEADAAGIWTLQTSIFTDNRASIALHHSAGYRTVGIRERIAQRDGIWHDTVFLERRSPVN; translated from the coding sequence ATGACCACCGTGGTGCCTGTTCCGCTCGCCGGCCTCCTGCCCGAAACCGAGGCCGCGACCTACGCCGGCTGGTTCGCCTGCCTGGCCGAGCCGATGCGGGTGAAGCTGCTGCACGCGGTCGCGACCTCGCCTCGCGGTCTGACCGTGGGCGCGCTGACGGAGATCCTCGGGACCAGCCAATCCACGTGCTCCCACCATGTGCGGAAACTGGCCGATGTCGGTTTCGTGCACCTGCGGAAAGAGGGCACGGCCACGGTCGTGACGATCAATCAGGCGTGCTGCAGCGGCCTGCCGCACGCAGCCGACGCCGTCATGGGCCTGCTCGCGCCGCGGCCCTGCTGCCCGGACAACCTGCCCGAGGACGTCACCGTCAGGTCGATGGCCGCCAGTGACTGGAACGCGGTGCGCAGGATCTACGCTGAGGGCATCGCGACCGGCGTCGCCACCTTCGAGACCGAAGTCCCCAGCCGTAAAGCGCTCGACGCGAAATGGCTGCCCGGGCATCGGTGGGTCGCCGAGGCTGACGGCGAGGTCGCCGGCTGGACCGCCATCACTCCTGTCTCAGAACGCGAGTGCTACCAGGGAGTGGCCGAAACATCGGTCTACGTCGCCGAAAGCCACCGCGGCCGCGGCGTCGGGAAAGCCCTACTCTTCAAGCAAGTCACCGAAGCCGACGCCGCCGGAATCTGGACGCTGCAGACCTCGATCTTCACCGACAACCGAGCCAGCATCGCCCTGCACCACAGCGCCGGCTACCGCACCGTCGGCATCCGCGAACGCATCGCCCAACGCGACGGCATCTGGCACGACACCGTCTTCCTCGAACGCCGCAGCCCCGTCAACTAG
- a CDS encoding helix-turn-helix domain-containing protein, with protein MKPANSQYVSSAKRREIGAELQRIRTRAGYLVKDMSHMLDWPTSSVSRLEHGKWKAPDGKIALYLARARATTAEFDRLLTLDRAADDGYQARPHPREVPDGLILVSLLDAESMSCTTYDPRDIPRQIQTEAHIRLTLRRHGHQDGPEFEAGVQNRLRWQPHNSLQRGPFTFYIPEKVLLAHPGGLAVARDQLAHLAVLAAAPRCRIHLVPADAPVDDISIAFTVYQHDEHPPVLHLQHPTFSTFLEQPHDLAYYETQTARLAKLSLSHWETTEWLIRTVADIEHRLEPDQARIPDHRDSAARFGA; from the coding sequence ATGAAACCAGCCAACAGTCAATACGTTTCCAGCGCGAAAAGGAGGGAGATCGGCGCCGAGTTGCAACGCATCCGAACTCGTGCCGGGTACCTCGTAAAAGACATGAGCCACATGCTGGACTGGCCCACTTCGTCAGTGTCGCGTTTGGAGCACGGCAAGTGGAAGGCACCTGACGGCAAGATCGCGCTCTACCTCGCGCGAGCGAGAGCCACTACTGCGGAGTTCGATCGCCTGCTGACGCTGGACCGCGCCGCCGACGACGGCTATCAGGCGAGGCCACACCCCCGGGAGGTTCCTGACGGCCTTATCCTCGTCTCCTTGCTCGACGCCGAGAGCATGTCCTGCACAACTTACGACCCCCGCGACATTCCCCGTCAGATCCAAACCGAAGCGCACATCCGCCTCACCCTTCGCCGCCACGGCCACCAGGACGGGCCAGAGTTCGAGGCCGGTGTCCAGAACCGCCTTCGATGGCAGCCCCATAACAGCCTTCAACGAGGCCCGTTCACGTTCTATATCCCCGAAAAGGTTCTTCTCGCCCACCCCGGAGGTCTTGCGGTCGCGCGCGACCAGCTGGCGCATTTGGCGGTCCTGGCCGCAGCGCCCCGCTGCCGCATCCACCTCGTACCCGCCGACGCGCCCGTGGATGACATCTCCATCGCGTTCACCGTGTATCAGCACGACGAACACCCGCCCGTTCTCCACCTTCAGCACCCCACGTTCAGTACCTTCCTCGAACAACCACACGACCTCGCCTACTACGAGACACAGACAGCACGTCTGGCGAAATTGTCACTCAGCCACTGGGAAACCACGGAATGGCTCATCCGAACGGTGGCCGACATCGAGCATCGTCTGGAACCCGACCAGGCTCGCATCCCAGACCACCGCGATTCTGCAGCGAGGTTCGGGGCATGA
- a CDS encoding helix-turn-helix domain-containing protein, translating into MTTAKDPDNDPSDAAATERKRREAFTEAWFDLEISVSDLKTMFDMGTASLYRHVYVFGLPKRQLLQETGRRQLRDMFCGKRLTVDEIADSLGHRKIAIARALEFHDLLRERQGTEYSEEAQMNSLASADDFLSVQRVLGRELKKQRQQRRWTRNDLLERLDSDVSGQMIATYELGTRKISVTRLFELCLAMDESPSEIVARVQRQVLGDSPRRIRLNLRKVVENERPELEPLRRWAATLLNQDKPVTTYSLDKPALNWLADVCSMSVLDLETTLKAMATRYVL; encoded by the coding sequence GTGACGACGGCGAAAGATCCCGACAACGACCCGTCCGACGCAGCGGCGACCGAGCGCAAGCGGCGTGAGGCGTTCACCGAAGCGTGGTTCGACCTAGAGATCAGCGTCTCGGATCTTAAGACGATGTTCGATATGGGCACGGCCAGTCTCTATCGCCACGTCTATGTCTTCGGCCTCCCGAAGCGTCAGCTCTTGCAGGAAACCGGGCGACGGCAGCTCCGCGACATGTTCTGCGGGAAAAGGCTGACGGTAGACGAGATTGCGGATTCTCTTGGCCACAGGAAGATCGCGATCGCCCGGGCGTTGGAGTTTCACGATCTTCTGCGCGAGCGGCAGGGAACGGAATACAGCGAAGAGGCACAGATGAACTCGCTGGCGTCAGCAGATGACTTCCTCAGCGTCCAGAGGGTCCTGGGGCGCGAGCTAAAGAAGCAAAGGCAACAGCGCCGGTGGACCAGGAATGATCTGCTGGAGCGCCTGGACTCCGACGTCTCGGGACAGATGATTGCCACGTACGAGCTTGGCACGCGCAAGATATCAGTGACGCGACTTTTCGAACTATGCCTGGCGATGGACGAGAGTCCATCCGAGATCGTCGCAAGGGTTCAGCGACAGGTACTCGGGGACAGTCCTCGGCGAATCCGCTTAAATCTCCGAAAGGTCGTCGAGAACGAACGTCCAGAGCTGGAGCCTCTTCGCCGCTGGGCCGCAACCCTACTGAACCAGGACAAGCCTGTCACAACGTACTCGTTGGATAAACCGGCGTTGAACTGGCTCGCAGACGTATGCTCGATGTCAGTTCTGGATCTGGAGACCACCCTCAAAGCGATGGCTACCCGCTATGTCTTGTGA
- a CDS encoding methyltransferase domain-containing protein: MRERGDITTPAWHAAVADVPRHVFVPHAYEQDNTGQWTGWDTADRWDRVYATRTLVTALDDRRGFPDPVSSSTNPELMVRMLELLDFHDGHRVLEIGTGTGYNAALLSHRLGDDRVFSVDIDPDLVALAGERLNSIRFRPTLIAADGQGGLPQHAPYDRIIATCAVPAVPVSWAEQLAPGGAVLVDLKLAISAGNLVHLHLKDGGTLEGRFAPRFASFMAMRHENDEIVSVPPVEDVDGERTFTAAAPVPPWNSPVVWFLAQLSGLPRGVRFGMVLDRETRQPYEATLAAPDGSWTRINLAERTVTESGRTALWRPIEQAHRLWLDSGRPNWQRLGLTVDKYGHNTVWLDEPDSEHRWTITDN, translated from the coding sequence ATGCGGGAACGCGGCGATATCACGACGCCGGCGTGGCACGCCGCCGTCGCGGACGTTCCTCGCCACGTGTTCGTGCCACACGCGTACGAGCAGGACAACACGGGCCAGTGGACGGGCTGGGACACCGCCGACCGCTGGGACCGTGTCTACGCAACCCGAACGCTGGTCACCGCGCTGGACGATCGCCGCGGCTTTCCCGATCCCGTTTCGTCGAGCACGAATCCCGAGCTGATGGTCCGGATGCTCGAACTACTCGACTTCCACGACGGTCACCGCGTCCTGGAGATCGGCACCGGCACGGGATACAACGCCGCTCTGCTGTCCCATCGCCTCGGTGATGACCGGGTCTTCTCCGTCGACATAGACCCGGACCTGGTCGCGCTGGCGGGCGAGCGGCTGAACAGCATCCGCTTCCGGCCCACCCTCATCGCCGCCGACGGACAGGGCGGCCTACCGCAGCACGCGCCCTACGACCGGATCATCGCCACCTGCGCGGTCCCGGCGGTCCCCGTCTCCTGGGCCGAACAACTAGCGCCCGGTGGCGCGGTCCTCGTTGACCTAAAACTCGCGATCAGCGCCGGGAACCTCGTGCACCTCCACCTCAAAGACGGTGGAACCCTGGAGGGCCGTTTCGCACCCAGGTTTGCCTCGTTCATGGCGATGCGGCACGAAAACGACGAAATCGTCTCAGTGCCCCCGGTCGAGGACGTCGACGGCGAACGGACCTTCACCGCCGCCGCTCCAGTCCCTCCCTGGAACTCGCCGGTCGTCTGGTTCCTCGCGCAACTCAGCGGTCTCCCCCGTGGTGTGCGGTTCGGCATGGTGCTCGATCGCGAAACCCGACAACCCTACGAAGCCACGCTGGCCGCACCGGACGGCTCGTGGACCCGAATCAACCTCGCTGAGCGCACCGTCACCGAAAGCGGGAGAACCGCACTGTGGCGGCCAATCGAGCAGGCGCATCGGCTTTGGCTCGACTCAGGCCGCCCGAACTGGCAACGGCTTGGGTTGACCGTCGACAAGTACGGCCACAACACGGTGTGGCTGGACGAACCCGATAGCGAGCACCGTTGGACTATTACCGACAACTGA
- the tgmB gene encoding ATP-grasp ribosomal peptide maturase, with protein MSILILAEERDPSADSMVLALHDRGAKVYRLNTAWFPAQLSITAQLRGGRWTGCLRTEHHVVDLEEIQAVWYRSPKAYRFPAALNTAEREHANIEAKYGIGGVLMSLDALWVNHPARLADSGYKPYQLAVAARCGLQVADTLITNDPEPVLRFAGDGKTVTKMLGAVSIVEGGVRRFAHTHVLDADDLPDLAGVEVTAHQFQRWIPKAYEARMFVIGEHVTTAAIHSHTESAHVDWRTGYGSNTYELVTPPAEVIDGVRRLMTELGLVYGALDFVIGPDGTWTFLEINAGGQYGWIEHETGAPLTDHLAELLMKGPR; from the coding sequence ATGTCCATACTCATCTTGGCCGAAGAGCGGGATCCGAGCGCCGACTCGATGGTGCTCGCCCTCCACGACCGCGGAGCCAAGGTGTACAGGCTGAACACCGCCTGGTTCCCCGCGCAGCTGAGCATCACCGCTCAGCTGCGCGGGGGCCGCTGGACCGGCTGCCTGCGCACCGAACACCATGTGGTCGACCTCGAGGAAATCCAGGCGGTCTGGTACCGCTCGCCGAAGGCATACCGTTTCCCGGCCGCGCTCAACACCGCCGAGCGCGAACACGCGAACATCGAAGCCAAGTACGGGATCGGCGGCGTGCTGATGTCCCTGGACGCGTTGTGGGTCAACCACCCGGCGCGGCTGGCGGACTCCGGCTACAAGCCGTATCAGCTCGCGGTCGCAGCCCGGTGCGGCTTGCAGGTTGCCGACACCCTGATCACCAACGACCCGGAGCCCGTCCTCCGCTTCGCAGGGGACGGGAAGACGGTCACCAAGATGCTCGGCGCGGTCTCGATCGTGGAGGGCGGCGTGCGAAGGTTCGCTCACACCCACGTCCTGGACGCAGACGACCTGCCCGATTTGGCCGGTGTCGAGGTCACCGCGCACCAATTCCAGCGGTGGATACCGAAGGCGTACGAGGCGCGCATGTTCGTCATCGGCGAGCACGTCACCACCGCCGCGATCCACTCGCACACCGAGTCAGCCCACGTCGACTGGCGCACCGGATACGGCAGCAACACCTACGAGCTGGTCACGCCACCAGCCGAGGTCATCGACGGCGTCCGCCGCCTGATGACGGAGCTGGGCTTGGTCTACGGCGCTCTCGACTTCGTGATCGGCCCGGACGGCACGTGGACGTTCCTGGAGATCAACGCGGGCGGACAGTACGGGTGGATCGAGCATGAGACCGGCGCACCGCTGACCGACCACCTCGCCGAACTGCTCATGAAAGGGCCTCGATGA
- the tgmA gene encoding putative ATP-grasp-modified RiPP, with translation MTATLDVTGFSDDPLASHSPRFPLSRGSVASEPGEAPSPAGVRPWNLRRMAEIAFDGTPSPVGSYDPLRQIRVDGEGRPLIEMGPPTAPTTGSQDGSEGDQSEDYHND, from the coding sequence GTGACCGCAACGCTGGACGTCACAGGCTTCTCGGACGATCCGTTGGCGTCGCACAGCCCACGGTTCCCCCTGTCCCGGGGCTCGGTCGCCTCGGAACCCGGCGAGGCTCCGTCCCCGGCGGGTGTCCGCCCGTGGAACCTCCGCCGGATGGCCGAGATCGCCTTCGACGGAACACCCAGCCCTGTCGGCAGCTACGACCCTCTGCGTCAGATCCGTGTCGATGGGGAAGGCCGACCGCTGATCGAGATGGGACCGCCGACCGCGCCCACCACGGGCAGCCAGGACGGTTCCGAAGGGGATCAGTCCGAGGACTACCACAACGACTGA
- a CDS encoding S1 family peptidase, producing MRIKLLAAATGLAFAATAGAGVASADVQPYIVGGHPATVSTPWMASLQYTAPDYGIAEARHTCGGALVFRDWVATNAHCVTDPPEEAEKTSSSLHFRNGGLPIPTKAKRFSVRIGSHDRTQGGETAVVKRIVVNPGWDWNSPGGHKCKVALPQPDEPVTCDMAMVQLDHVVNLQPIQLAPRAAKPGDRVELFGWGDDTPDPTPTIPTQLQQLSTRVIPPSRCADAGQSAGETCTGNPNGTDGPGAGDSGGPAVKYVGGVPQLVGGASRAGSPYPGAAPTVYTSSPYFRGFIYDTARGLPMGA from the coding sequence TTGAGAATCAAACTCCTAGCCGCCGCAACCGGTCTCGCGTTCGCCGCTACGGCAGGTGCGGGCGTGGCGAGCGCGGACGTCCAGCCGTACATCGTGGGCGGGCACCCCGCCACGGTTTCCACGCCGTGGATGGCGTCGCTCCAGTACACCGCCCCGGACTACGGAATCGCCGAAGCGCGGCACACGTGCGGAGGCGCCCTGGTCTTCCGGGACTGGGTCGCCACGAACGCGCACTGCGTCACCGACCCGCCCGAAGAAGCGGAGAAGACCAGCAGCAGCCTGCATTTCCGTAACGGCGGCCTACCTATCCCGACCAAGGCCAAGCGCTTCTCCGTGCGCATTGGCTCCCACGACCGTACCCAGGGCGGCGAGACCGCCGTGGTCAAGCGGATCGTGGTGAACCCGGGCTGGGACTGGAACTCTCCGGGCGGACACAAGTGCAAGGTCGCGCTCCCGCAGCCGGATGAACCCGTCACGTGCGACATGGCCATGGTGCAGCTCGACCACGTCGTGAACCTCCAGCCGATCCAGCTCGCACCGCGTGCGGCAAAGCCGGGCGACCGCGTGGAGCTCTTCGGCTGGGGCGACGACACACCGGACCCCACGCCCACCATTCCGACGCAGTTGCAGCAGCTCTCCACCAGGGTGATCCCGCCCTCCCGCTGCGCGGACGCCGGGCAGTCCGCCGGGGAGACCTGCACCGGTAACCCGAATGGCACGGACGGCCCTGGTGCCGGCGATTCCGGCGGCCCCGCTGTGAAGTACGTCGGTGGCGTGCCTCAGCTGGTCGGCGGCGCCAGCCGCGCGGGCTCGCCCTATCCGGGTGCGGCTCCGACCGTCTACACGAGTTCGCCGTACTTCCGTGGCTTCATCTACGACACGGCTCGCGGTCTTCCCATGGGCGCGTAG
- a CDS encoding NUDIX domain-containing protein produces MSAYALIGRHEQILLIANDSGSHVLPGGPVRSGEPIEHALQRLMFDQLGTTVASMEFCSVIEHEVDRKSSQDSASEAAFLFDVILPDLSTISDRFPCMHWWANEPDLILLRPTAIRDAILTGNLSSNIPWWAWSP; encoded by the coding sequence GTGAGCGCCTACGCCTTGATCGGCCGCCACGAGCAAATCCTGCTCATTGCAAACGACAGCGGAAGCCACGTCCTTCCTGGAGGCCCCGTCCGCAGCGGCGAGCCGATCGAGCACGCACTTCAGCGCCTCATGTTCGATCAACTCGGGACAACCGTGGCCAGCATGGAGTTCTGTTCAGTGATAGAGCACGAGGTCGACAGGAAATCGTCGCAGGACTCGGCATCCGAAGCCGCCTTCCTGTTCGACGTCATACTTCCTGACCTCAGCACCATCTCCGACCGCTTTCCCTGTATGCACTGGTGGGCCAACGAGCCAGATCTCATCCTATTGCGACCAACCGCGATCAGAGATGCGATTCTGACCGGAAACCTGTCGTCGAATATTCCATGGTGGGCATGGTCACCCTGA